The following are encoded in a window of Sinorhizobium sojae CCBAU 05684 genomic DNA:
- a CDS encoding ABC transporter ATP-binding protein — protein MLEMKNISKVVGGETHIYPTNLALERGSLNVLLGPTLSGKTSLMRLMAGLDKPASGSLHFDGADVTGLPVQKRSVAMVYQQFINYPAMTVYDNIASPMRIKGLDNATIDRDVRKAAELLKLTPYLDRTPLNLSGGQQQRTALARAIVKNADLVLLDEPLANLDYKLREELREELPKIFAASGAIFVYATTEPSEALLLGGNTATLSKGRITQFGRTIDVYRRPADIVTARTFADPPLNTIDLVKSGLHFTLDGKPVLSVPQHLAAVADGPCTVAFQPHHISFRRQNGSGDSLTVKTAISEIAGSESFIHVGFADARWVMLAPGVHDIEPDADLEVFVDTRHLMAFGPDGRATGGRA, from the coding sequence ATGCTTGAAATGAAGAACATATCCAAGGTCGTGGGCGGGGAGACGCATATCTACCCGACCAACCTTGCCTTGGAGAGGGGGTCGCTCAACGTGCTGCTCGGCCCGACGCTTTCCGGCAAGACCTCGCTGATGCGGCTGATGGCCGGTCTCGACAAGCCCGCCTCCGGTTCGCTCCATTTCGACGGCGCCGATGTCACCGGCCTGCCCGTGCAGAAGCGCTCGGTGGCAATGGTCTATCAGCAATTCATCAACTATCCGGCGATGACGGTCTACGACAACATTGCCTCGCCCATGCGGATCAAGGGCCTCGACAACGCCACCATCGACCGGGACGTGCGCAAGGCAGCCGAGCTCTTGAAGCTCACCCCCTATCTCGACCGCACGCCCCTCAACCTTTCCGGCGGCCAGCAGCAGCGCACAGCGCTTGCCCGCGCCATCGTCAAGAATGCGGATCTGGTGCTGCTCGACGAGCCGCTTGCCAATCTCGACTACAAGCTGCGCGAGGAGCTGCGGGAGGAATTGCCGAAGATCTTTGCCGCGTCCGGCGCAATCTTCGTCTATGCCACGACGGAGCCGTCGGAGGCGCTGCTGCTCGGCGGCAATACCGCCACCCTCAGCAAGGGCCGCATCACGCAGTTCGGCCGCACCATCGACGTCTATCGCCGCCCGGCCGACATAGTCACCGCCCGGACCTTCGCCGATCCGCCGCTGAACACGATCGACCTTGTCAAATCGGGGTTGCATTTCACGCTGGACGGTAAGCCGGTGCTTTCCGTTCCGCAGCATCTGGCGGCCGTTGCGGACGGGCCCTGCACGGTGGCTTTTCAGCCGCACCACATTTCCTTCAGGCGGCAGAACGGCAGCGGGGATTCGCTCACCGTCAAGACGGCGATATCGGAGATCGCCGGATCGGAGAGTTTCATTCACGTCGGCTTTGCCGATGCTCGCTGGGTGATGTTGGCGCCGGGCGTCCACGATATCGAACCGGATGCGGACCTCGAGGTCTTCGTCGACACCCGCCATCTGATGGCCTTCGGGCCGGACGGCCGGGCGACCGGCGGCAGGGCCTGA
- the glpD gene encoding glycerol-3-phosphate dehydrogenase, with amino-acid sequence MSDQKVFDVFVIGGGINGCGIARDAAGRGYSVALAEMNDFASGTSSGSTKLIHGGLRYLEYYEFRLVREALMEREVLWAMAPHVIWPMRFVLPYHKGGPRPAWLIRLGLFLYDHIGGRKLLPATSTLDMTRDPAGEPLKRLFTKAFEYSDGWVDDARLVVLNARDAADRGARIMARTRVVSARREGGVWAIEVENAVTGTRETLRARMLVNATGPWVDRVLSDALHKKDVHNVRLVQGSHIVVKKKFDDPRAYFFQNPDGRIMFAIPYQGDFTLIGTTDRDFGGNPAEARISDAEIDYLCKAASEYFAGPVTRDDIVWSYSAVRPLYDDGASKAQEATRDYVLRLEGEPGATPLLNVFGGKLTTYRRLAESALDKIGEAIGVRGGKWTASSHLPGGDFPPTAYEAEVEKLKRRYPFLTASHARRLVRLYGTFAARLLGKAASRADLGKHFGGDLYAVEVDWLIEREWARRAEDVLWRRTKLGLQLSRAEAAELEDYMRGAVNAAA; translated from the coding sequence GTGTCAGACCAGAAAGTCTTCGACGTCTTTGTCATAGGCGGCGGCATCAACGGATGCGGCATCGCGCGTGATGCGGCCGGCCGGGGCTATTCCGTCGCGCTGGCCGAGATGAACGATTTCGCCTCCGGCACCTCGTCCGGCTCCACCAAGCTCATCCATGGGGGCCTGCGCTATCTCGAATATTACGAGTTCCGCCTTGTGCGCGAGGCGCTGATGGAGCGCGAAGTGCTTTGGGCCATGGCGCCGCATGTCATCTGGCCGATGCGATTCGTGCTGCCCTACCATAAGGGCGGACCGCGCCCGGCCTGGCTGATACGGCTGGGGCTGTTTCTCTATGACCATATCGGCGGCCGCAAGCTGCTGCCGGCAACGAGCACGCTGGACATGACCCGCGATCCCGCCGGCGAGCCGTTGAAGCGCCTCTTCACCAAGGCTTTCGAATATTCCGACGGCTGGGTGGACGACGCCCGCCTCGTGGTGCTCAACGCGCGTGACGCTGCCGACCGCGGCGCACGCATCATGGCGCGCACCCGCGTCGTCTCGGCCCGCCGCGAGGGAGGCGTCTGGGCTATCGAGGTCGAAAACGCAGTGACCGGCACCCGCGAAACGCTCCGCGCCCGCATGCTCGTCAATGCCACCGGCCCCTGGGTGGACCGGGTGCTTAGCGACGCGCTGCACAAGAAGGACGTGCACAATGTCCGCCTCGTCCAGGGTAGCCATATCGTCGTGAAGAAGAAGTTTGACGACCCGCGCGCCTATTTCTTCCAGAATCCGGACGGGCGCATCATGTTCGCCATCCCTTACCAGGGCGATTTCACCCTGATCGGAACGACCGACCGGGACTTCGGCGGCAATCCGGCGGAAGCGCGTATCAGCGATGCGGAGATCGACTATCTCTGCAAGGCTGCGAGCGAGTACTTCGCCGGCCCGGTGACCCGCGACGACATCGTCTGGAGCTATTCGGCCGTGCGCCCGCTCTATGATGACGGCGCGAGCAAGGCACAGGAAGCAACCCGCGACTATGTGCTGCGGCTCGAGGGCGAGCCCGGAGCGACCCCGCTTCTCAACGTTTTCGGCGGCAAGCTCACGACCTATCGGCGGCTTGCCGAATCCGCGCTCGACAAGATCGGCGAGGCGATCGGCGTCAGGGGCGGGAAATGGACCGCCTCGTCGCACCTGCCGGGCGGCGACTTCCCTCCGACCGCCTACGAGGCGGAGGTGGAGAAGCTGAAACGACGCTACCCTTTTCTCACCGCGTCGCACGCTCGCCGGCTTGTCCGGCTTTATGGGACTTTCGCGGCGCGGCTCCTCGGCAAAGCGGCAAGCAGGGCCGACCTCGGCAAGCACTTCGGCGGCGATCTTTACGCGGTCGAGGTCGACTGGCTGATCGAACGGGAATGGGCGCGGCGCGCGGAGGACGTGCTGTGGCGCCGCACGAAGCTGGGATTGCAGCTCTCGCGGGCTGAAGCCGCGGAACTGGAGGATTACATGCGCGGCGCCGTCAACGCCGCCGCCTAG